The genome window TTCTTCATCGCGGATCACAAATCCATCGCGCACAGATGTCTCCGCATACATCTTGTACAGCATCCCCCAATCCTCCAGTTTGCCTATGCGCACCGACACGCCCTTCTTCTCCGCCAGGCGGACGTTGTAGCGCGTCTTCTGTTTCATGCGCATCAGGATTTCTTCTTCGCTGGCGGATAAACCCACGATGACCGTGTTGCGGAACTGGATCTGGTCGGACGACTCCACCCAGCCCCTGCGCCTCAAACCGGACATTACAGCCTGTCCGCCGTTTTCCAGGATCTCATCCTCGCTTTGAGGGACTCCGCGCCCCAGCACCACATCGGGATCAATTTTCAGGAAGATCGAACCCTGTTTCTTCGCAAAGGACTGCAAATCATCCAATACACGCCTGCGAAGGGACTCATCCTCCCAATCCATGAGCGGACCTTTGGGAGCGTAGAGAATGGACAGGCGGGCGGCGAATCCGCGCGAGATGACTTGGCGTTTGAGGATGAGCGCGGCGGCGAGATAGTGACCAGTTTCCAGTGACCAGTTTTCATTGGTTTGAGAGACGGTGAATTTTCCATCTTTCGTCCAGACAGCGTAATAGGGAATCCACC of Anaerolineales bacterium contains these proteins:
- a CDS encoding peptidoglycan bridge formation glycyltransferase FemA/FemB family protein, with the protein product MTSSSQPPRLWNQIISQLPSPHFLQTYEWGQVKAKYGWIPYYAVWTKDGKFTVSQTNENWSLETGHYLAAALILKRQVISRGFAARLSILYAPKGPLMDWEDESLRRRVLDDLQSFAKKQGSIFLKIDPDVVLGRGVPQSEDEILENGGQAVMSGLRRRGWVESSDQIQFRNTVIVGLSASEEEILMRMKQKTRYNVRLAEKKGVSVRIGKLEDWGMLYKMYAETSVRDGFVIRDEEYYMTVWKTFMANTVHRQPSTVPLIAEVDGEPVAAIFLFMFAGRAYYVYGMSRGVHREKMPTYLLQWEAMKLAKARGCLTYDLWGAPDVFDDSDSMWGVYRFKEGLGGDVVRTLGAYDFAPSKFWYSMYSDVMPRVLNFMRSRGKENTRRQISAE